GGACAAGGTCGCCAAGGCGCTGGGGGTCGGGCGAACGTCGCTGGGGGCTCTCAGCGAAGCCGCCGGCGTCTTCGACCCGGCGTTGATGCGAGGCGTGCTCGTCGAGTTGACGCGGCGGCTGGGCCGTCGCCTGCCGCGGGCCGAGTCCAAGGCCCTCGCCGATCTGGTGGCCGTCGACGGCACGCTCCTGCCGGCCTTGCCGCGGATGGCTTGGGCCTTGTGGCAGGACCCGACGCACCGCGCCGCCAAGGCCCACGTCGCCGTCGAGGTCCTCAGCGGTTTGCCGGTCGACGCCACGATCACCGCCGGCAACGGCTCGGAGCGGGCCGAATGGCGGAAGATGGTCCGCCCCGGCGGATTCTACGTCGCCGACCGCGGCTACGTCGACTACTCGCTGATGCGTGAGCTCGACCTCCTGCCCTGCCGCTTCCTCGTCCGACTCCAGGACAACGCCGTCTTCGAGCCGACCGAGTCGCGGCCGATCGCCGAGAAGGCGAAGGCCCTCGGCGTGGTCGGCGACGTCCTGGTGCAGCGGCTGGGGACCGAGAAACACAACCCCCTGCTGAAACGTCCCTGGCGGGTCGTGACGCTGGAACGGCCGGGCCGAAAGGTCGGGACGGTCGACCGCTGGACGCTGGC
The nucleotide sequence above comes from Paludisphaera rhizosphaerae. Encoded proteins:
- a CDS encoding IS4 family transposase translates to MSRRGQEPVRAEDLRGFRYFRLLGPLLERLHPRGAERDRAGNRRLFYDQYVALLLMYFFTPALTSLRGLQQATGLDKVAKALGVGRTSLGALSEAAGVFDPALMRGVLVELTRRLGRRLPRAESKALADLVAVDGTLLPALPRMAWALWQDPTHRAAKAHVAVEVLSGLPVDATITAGNGSERAEWRKMVRPGGFYVADRGYVDYSLMRELDLLPCRFLVRLQDNAVFEPTESRPIAEKAKALGVVGDVLVQRLGTEKHNPLLKRPWRVVTLERPGRKVGTVDRWTLATNDVEMDADLVALAYRNRWQVELFFRWLKAVLGMRHLILETPTGVALQVYAALIVSVLIAARTGLRPTKRTYEMIGFYLSGWASAEELAAHLAERRAKEKPS